A genome region from Methanobacterium aggregans includes the following:
- a CDS encoding HD domain-containing protein, with protein MKFIRDSLHGNLQINELEVKLIDTPQIQRLRRIKQLGFTYLVYPGANHTRFEHSIGAMYLASRLGNNLQLDEDKKELIRVCALLHDAGHGPFSHVSEGVVDTSHEELTSKLIKESQLSDILSENFNLNDVIKTINGEGLFGQVISGELDVDRMDYLLRDSYYTGVAYGVIDVERLIYNMELEGTLTLRRKGVQAAESMLLARYFMYPSVYQHHTTRIINSMFRKCLKELFETGTVDPENIYQYDDLDIITAARSQEGYIKDMISKLDNRELFKTVFSMKLDEIENPDAVFKLRSEDIITAERELSEDLGIPQGYIIVDVPEYPSFDEMKTQVSTNGARVKLGEISTIVSALKDARFNHADLCIYVPQEYSSKVSEFSFEDYIKIPD; from the coding sequence TTGAAATTTATAAGGGACAGTCTCCATGGAAATCTTCAAATAAATGAACTTGAAGTTAAACTAATTGATACGCCGCAAATACAACGTTTAAGGCGTATAAAACAGTTAGGATTTACGTATCTAGTCTATCCTGGTGCGAATCATACTCGTTTTGAACACTCCATTGGAGCCATGTACCTTGCATCCAGACTTGGAAACAACCTTCAGCTCGATGAAGACAAAAAGGAACTGATTCGTGTTTGTGCCCTTCTCCATGATGCAGGACACGGCCCATTTTCACACGTCTCCGAGGGAGTTGTTGACACTTCACATGAAGAATTAACTTCTAAACTCATAAAGGAATCCCAACTATCAGATATACTATCTGAAAATTTTAACCTGAATGATGTGATAAAAACCATCAATGGTGAAGGACTTTTTGGGCAGGTTATCTCTGGAGAACTTGATGTTGATAGAATGGACTATCTTCTAAGGGATTCATATTACACTGGCGTTGCATACGGTGTTATAGATGTGGAGAGACTTATCTACAATATGGAACTTGAGGGTACACTCACATTAAGACGTAAAGGTGTTCAGGCAGCAGAGTCCATGTTACTTGCACGTTACTTCATGTATCCAAGTGTTTACCAGCACCACACAACACGGATCATAAATTCCATGTTCAGAAAATGTTTGAAGGAACTGTTTGAAACTGGAACAGTTGATCCTGAAAATATTTACCAGTACGATGATCTAGATATCATAACAGCTGCAAGGTCTCAAGAGGGTTACATAAAAGATATGATTTCCAAACTTGATAATCGAGAGCTTTTTAAGACAGTTTTTTCCATGAAACTTGATGAGATTGAAAATCCTGATGCTGTGTTTAAGTTAAGATCCGAGGATATAATCACAGCTGAAAGGGAATTATCTGAAGACCTTGGTATTCCCCAGGGCTACATTATTGTTGATGTTCCAGAGTATCCATCCTTCGATGAAATGAAAACCCAGGTTTCTACAAATGGTGCTAGAGTCAAACTTGGAGAAATATCAACCATAGTAAGTGCCCTGAAGGATGCAAGGTTTAACCATGCAGATCTTTGCATCTACGTTCCACAGGAGTATTCATCAAAGGTATCAGAATTTTCATTTGAAGACTACATTAAAATACCTGATTAA
- a CDS encoding molybdenum cofactor biosynthesis protein MoaE: MIAKILKKDDENFTINQLMDEVKKNPRINECGAIFSFEGIVRGKEIDKTTVKMDLTTPDIEKTQVELEEIINDIKDKYGVVEIGVVHYVGEFKPSDPLFLAVVAGPSRVETRDALKEVIERVKYELDFKKEEHTEDGTNIIMSGG; encoded by the coding sequence ATGATAGCTAAAATTCTAAAGAAAGATGATGAAAACTTCACAATCAACCAGCTTATGGATGAGGTTAAAAAGAATCCCCGAATAAATGAGTGCGGTGCAATTTTCTCCTTTGAGGGCATAGTTCGAGGCAAGGAAATAGATAAAACCACTGTGAAAATGGATCTCACCACTCCAGATATTGAAAAAACTCAAGTGGAACTTGAAGAAATTATAAATGATATAAAGGACAAATATGGAGTGGTTGAAATAGGTGTTGTGCATTACGTGGGTGAATTCAAACCATCTGATCCACTTTTCTTGGCTGTTGTTGCAGGACCCAGCAGAGTTGAAACAAGGGATGCACTGAAGGAAGTCATAGAAAGAGTGAAATATGAACTTGACTTTAAAAAAGAAGAACACACTGAGGATGGTACTAATATAATCATGTCTGGAGGGTAG
- a CDS encoding nicotinamide-nucleotide adenylyltransferase, which translates to MRGLLVGRMQPVHKGHLEVIKRILDEVDEVVIGIGSAQLSHTLRDPFTAGERVMMLTKALSENGIPASRYYIIPIQDVECNSIWIAHVKMLTPPFQRVYSGNPLVQRLFIEGSYSVTSPPPFNRSVFSGTEVRRRMLADEDWESLVPESVVDVIEEIEGIKRLKHLSKKEVNEQTNDN; encoded by the coding sequence ATGAGGGGTTTACTTGTTGGTAGAATGCAGCCTGTTCATAAGGGACATCTTGAGGTTATAAAACGGATTTTAGATGAGGTTGATGAGGTTGTTATCGGTATAGGAAGTGCACAGTTGAGCCACACACTTAGAGATCCATTCACAGCAGGTGAAAGGGTTATGATGCTTACAAAGGCCCTCAGTGAAAATGGTATTCCAGCATCCCGGTATTATATTATCCCAATACAAGATGTTGAGTGTAATTCAATTTGGATAGCCCATGTAAAGATGCTTACACCTCCATTTCAAAGAGTTTATTCAGGTAATCCCCTGGTTCAAAGGCTTTTCATCGAGGGAAGTTACAGTGTTACATCACCACCCCCCTTTAACAGAAGTGTTTTCTCAGGCACAGAGGTTCGTAGAAGGATGCTTGCAGATGAGGACTGGGAGTCTCTGGTTCCTGAATCTGTTGTGGATGTTATAGAAGAAATAGAGGGTATAAAACGTTTGAAACACCTTTCAAAGAAAGAAGTCAATGAACAAACCAATGATAATTGA
- a CDS encoding V4R domain-containing protein, giving the protein MNHNTEKSPKKDAHIELFATPEGICAINSPVRIKILSMLKKEELSFDKIVELSGKAKSTVSAHLKRMVDEGVISSKPDPEDARKKIFFIKSEHLGTLSSKKIRKEDIGDYVSNYMESDGNPFEFFRLMFQTLRVALIRQGIEIDPILWEAGNKVGETLYEKVADNEIEKLLENIAKFWEIHQLGRVEVQSLEPLTINVYDCFECRGLPYLGKPACAFDSGILEVIFSKHFQNRHRVDEVKCYAMGDNYCSFMIQ; this is encoded by the coding sequence ATGAATCATAACACTGAGAAATCCCCTAAAAAGGATGCACATATAGAATTATTCGCCACTCCGGAGGGTATATGTGCCATAAACAGTCCTGTAAGGATTAAAATTTTATCAATGCTCAAGAAGGAGGAGTTAAGTTTTGATAAAATAGTGGAACTGTCAGGGAAGGCAAAATCCACTGTATCAGCCCACCTGAAAAGGATGGTTGATGAGGGAGTAATAAGTTCAAAACCTGACCCTGAAGATGCCAGAAAAAAGATATTCTTCATAAAATCAGAGCACCTGGGCACTTTATCCAGTAAAAAAATCAGGAAAGAGGATATAGGAGACTACGTGTCAAACTACATGGAGAGTGATGGTAATCCATTCGAATTTTTCAGACTCATGTTCCAGACCCTGAGGGTTGCACTCATACGTCAGGGCATAGAGATCGACCCCATACTCTGGGAAGCTGGAAACAAGGTTGGTGAAACACTCTACGAGAAAGTTGCAGACAATGAGATTGAAAAACTTCTGGAAAACATTGCAAAGTTCTGGGAAATACACCAACTCGGAAGAGTTGAGGTTCAAAGTCTTGAACCCTTAACCATCAATGTTTATGACTGCTTCGAATGCAGGGGACTGCCCTACCTTGGAAAACCTGCATGTGCATTCGATTCAGGAATACTTGAAGTTATATTTTCCAAACATTTCCAGAACAGACATAGGGTTGATGAGGTTAAGTGTTATGCAATGGGAGATAACTACTGTTCCTTCATGATCCAGTGA
- the hcp gene encoding hydroxylamine reductase produces the protein MEEKKLDMFCYQCSQTARGTGCTVKGVCGKEPTVARLQDNLLFAIKGISAYLYHARELGYTDPEVDAFLERGFYSTLTNVNFDAGEFVKLALKAGQMNIKTMNLLKKAHIETYGEPTPTEVKVGSVKGPGIIATGHSIKALAELLKQTEGTGINVYTHSELLPAHGYPELRKYKHFVGQIGGPWFDQKKTFSKYTAVALVTSNCALIPKEDYKDRIFTSGVAQLPGVQHIEDYDFTPLIEKVKSLPELEDEPRDMVLTTGFGLSTVLSLAGKIKELVEAGKIRHFFVVGGCDSPKPQAKYYTEFVEKLPQDTVVLTLACGKYRFNHLDLGDIEGVPRLIDLGQCNDAGVGIEIVAALSELFGMEINDLPLTFVLSWMEQKAAAILWSLLYLGIKDMYIGPIIPGWVNEDILNVLVENYNLTPIGNPEEDIKKILG, from the coding sequence ATGGAAGAAAAAAAATTAGACATGTTCTGTTACCAGTGTTCCCAAACCGCAAGGGGAACTGGATGTACTGTGAAAGGTGTTTGTGGTAAGGAACCTACGGTTGCAAGACTTCAGGATAACCTGCTTTTTGCAATCAAAGGTATATCCGCTTACCTGTACCATGCAAGGGAACTGGGATACACGGATCCTGAAGTGGATGCATTCCTTGAGAGGGGATTCTACTCCACACTCACCAACGTGAACTTCGATGCGGGAGAATTCGTCAAACTCGCTCTTAAAGCCGGTCAAATGAACATAAAAACCATGAACCTTCTCAAGAAGGCACACATCGAAACATACGGCGAACCAACACCAACAGAAGTTAAGGTTGGTTCTGTAAAGGGTCCTGGAATCATAGCAACGGGACACAGTATAAAAGCACTGGCTGAACTCCTTAAACAGACAGAAGGCACAGGAATAAATGTTTACACCCATTCAGAACTTCTTCCAGCCCACGGATACCCAGAACTGCGCAAGTACAAACACTTCGTGGGTCAGATTGGAGGACCATGGTTCGACCAGAAAAAAACCTTCAGCAAATACACTGCAGTAGCACTTGTAACCTCAAACTGCGCACTGATACCAAAAGAAGACTACAAAGACAGGATTTTCACCTCTGGTGTTGCTCAGCTTCCTGGTGTCCAGCATATTGAGGACTACGATTTCACACCACTCATAGAAAAAGTAAAATCCCTCCCAGAACTCGAAGATGAACCTAGGGATATGGTTCTAACAACAGGTTTTGGATTGTCCACTGTTTTATCGCTGGCTGGTAAGATCAAGGAGTTGGTTGAGGCCGGTAAGATCAGACACTTCTTCGTTGTGGGTGGTTGTGACTCCCCTAAACCTCAGGCCAAGTACTACACAGAATTTGTAGAAAAACTGCCTCAAGACACTGTTGTTCTCACCCTTGCCTGTGGAAAGTACAGGTTCAACCATTTAGATCTTGGAGATATCGAGGGTGTTCCAAGGCTCATTGATCTGGGTCAGTGTAACGATGCCGGTGTTGGTATCGAGATCGTTGCAGCACTGTCTGAGCTCTTCGGCATGGAAATTAATGATCTGCCCCTGACCTTTGTTCTGAGCTGGATGGAACAGAAGGCAGCAGCCATACTCTGGAGCCTCCTCTACCTGGGCATTAAGGACATGTACATCGGACCAATAATACCCGGATGGGTTAACGAAGATATACTCAATGTACTTGTTGAAAACTACAACCTCACACCAATAGGAAACCCAGAAGAAGACATCAAAAAAATACTAGGATAA